Proteins encoded in a region of the Pelmatolapia mariae isolate MD_Pm_ZW linkage group LG6, Pm_UMD_F_2, whole genome shotgun sequence genome:
- the LOC134629465 gene encoding nuclear distribution protein nudE homolog 1-like, translated as MVEPTTRKFASLEEELGFWKEQAERYEQRAEEAQEELQEFQQMSRDYEAELETELKQCEGRNKELLQDNHRLRVELENIKEKFEVQHSDALRHISTLEEELGETRAVRDHLQKYIRELEQSNDDLERTKRATIMSLEDFEQRMNQVIERNAFLESELDEKENLLESVQRLKDEARDLRQELAVRQKERRPSSSLGKDTDRPDMMLPSAGNPSIPVTPSKPISSYVTTPASNIRRGDSLTGTPLTTSARISALNIVGELLRKVGNLESKLASCRDFVYDTSVNRPALTVGPGSPSGLDAGPELQAVGLNPPPQYDSLVKRLEFGPAPPRGISHGAQSPQGGVKILL; from the exons ATGGTAGAGCCGACAACACGCAAGTTTGCATCCCTAGAAGAGGAGCTGGGCTTCTGGAAGGAGCAAGCAGAGAGATACGAGCAAAG GGCTGAGGAGGCTCAAGAGGAGCTGCAGGAATTCCAGCAGATGAGTCGGGACTATGAGGCTGAGCTTGAGACAGAGCTGAAGCAATGTGAGGGTCGAAACAAAGAGCTGCTGCAGGATAATCACCGGCTTCGCGTAGAACTGGAAAACATAAAG GAGAAATTTGAAGTCCAGCATTCTGATGCTTTGAGGCACATATCAACACTTGAGGAAGAGCTGGGAGAGACCAGAGCAGTTAGAGATCATCTGCAGAAGTATATCAGAGAGTTAGAGCAATCCAATGATGACCTGGAGAGAACCAAAAG GGCTACCATCATGTCTCTGGAGGACTTTGAGCAGCGGATGAACCAGGTCATTGAGAGAAACGCCTTTCTTGAAAGTGAGCTGGATGAGAAAGAGAACCTGCTTGAGTCTGTTCAGAGGCTCAAGGACGAAGCTAGAG ACCTTCGCCAGGAGCTGGCTGTACGACAGAAGGAGAGAAGGCCATCCAGCAGCCTGGGCAAAGACACAGATCGTCCTGATATGATGTTACCCTCAGCTGGAAATCCTTCCATCCCCGTCACACCCTCCAAACCTATTAGTTCATATGTCACAACCCCAGCTTCCAACATCCGGAGAG GTGATAGTCTAACAGGAACCCCGCTTACTACATCGGCTAGAATATCTGCACTCAACATCGTTGGGGAGCTACTCAGAAAAGTTGGA AATTTGGAGTCCAAGTTGGCATCTTGTCGAGACTTTGTGTACGACACATCCGTCAACAGACCGGCACTTACAGTTGGTCCTGGCAGTCCTTCGGGTTTAGATGCAGGTCCTGAGCTCCAGGCGGTGGGCCTGAACCCTCCTCCTCAGTATGACAG tttggtGAAACGGTTAGAGTTTGGACCAGCTCCTCCAAGAGGGATCTCCCATGGTGCCCAGTCTCCACAGGGAGGGGTCAAGATACTGCTATGA